The following are encoded in a window of Paenibacillus polymyxa genomic DNA:
- a CDS encoding ACT domain-containing protein codes for MKERYYLVREDILPEAIVKTIQVKLLLASGDVKTVHDAVEQVGLSRSAFYKYKDGIHLVNQLERERIVNISIDLEHQSGMLSRVLGRVADFGGNVLTIQQSIPLQGRANVVISVEMSRLSEELGVLLEGLEDISGVKRVRLIGQG; via the coding sequence TTGAAAGAGCGCTATTACTTGGTACGGGAAGATATTTTGCCTGAAGCTATTGTTAAGACCATACAGGTGAAACTGCTGCTGGCTTCAGGAGATGTTAAAACCGTGCATGATGCCGTGGAGCAAGTTGGGTTAAGCCGAAGCGCCTTTTATAAATATAAGGATGGCATACATTTGGTTAACCAGCTGGAGCGTGAGCGAATTGTCAATATCTCTATTGATTTAGAACATCAATCCGGAATGTTGTCCAGGGTGCTTGGCAGAGTGGCTGATTTCGGAGGCAATGTGCTGACGATCCAGCAAAGCATTCCACTGCAAGGCAGAGCCAACGTAGTTATCTCGGTAGAAATGTCCAGACTCAGTGAAGAGTTGGGTGTTCTACTGGAGGGCTTGGAGGACATCTCTGGAGTCAAACGTGTTCGCCTGATTGGGCAAGGTTAA
- the obgE gene encoding GTPase ObgE, which produces MFVDKAKIFVKGGDGGDGLIAFRREKYVPEGGPGGGDGGNGGDVIFRVDEGLRTLMDFRYQRHFKAQRGVKGRNKSQHGANAEHMIVRIPPGTVIIDDDTGEVVADMTRHGQQVVVAKGGRGGRGNIRFATPSNPAPELAENGAEGQERYITLELKVMADVGLVGFPSVGKSTLLSVVSSAKPKIGAYHFTTITPNLGVVDVGDHRNFVMADLPGLIEGAHEGIGLGHEFLRHIERTRIIIHVVDMAGSEGRDPFEDWTKINDELKQYNAALAERPQIVAANKMDMPEAEENLAHFKEQIASIRPDLEIMPISSLTRQGVKELLYRAADLLDQIPDEPVVEEVAEVNERKVFKLDTAEDDGFTIVRENDTFVVQSPKIERMMKRMQLNSHDAILKLARTLRHMGVDAELRKRGAKDGTSVRIADFEFEFVEGSSYY; this is translated from the coding sequence ATGTTTGTAGATAAAGCGAAGATTTTTGTTAAAGGCGGTGACGGTGGAGACGGATTAATTGCGTTTCGCCGTGAGAAATACGTTCCTGAAGGTGGCCCAGGTGGTGGTGACGGAGGGAACGGTGGTGACGTAATTTTCCGTGTAGATGAGGGTTTGCGTACCTTGATGGATTTTCGGTACCAACGTCATTTTAAAGCCCAGCGTGGAGTAAAAGGTCGCAACAAAAGTCAACACGGAGCCAATGCGGAGCACATGATCGTACGTATACCACCGGGAACGGTCATCATAGATGATGATACTGGTGAAGTAGTAGCAGATATGACACGTCATGGTCAACAAGTCGTCGTAGCTAAAGGAGGACGCGGAGGACGCGGAAACATCCGTTTTGCTACGCCGAGTAATCCAGCGCCTGAGTTGGCTGAGAACGGCGCAGAGGGACAAGAACGTTATATCACGCTTGAGTTAAAAGTAATGGCTGACGTAGGCTTGGTCGGGTTCCCTAGTGTTGGGAAGTCTACCTTGTTGTCGGTTGTATCTTCCGCAAAACCGAAAATTGGGGCCTACCACTTTACAACGATTACTCCGAATTTGGGCGTTGTGGATGTGGGTGATCATCGTAATTTTGTGATGGCGGATTTGCCTGGTTTGATTGAAGGAGCTCATGAAGGTATTGGGCTGGGACATGAATTTCTGCGGCACATTGAGCGGACGCGTATTATTATCCATGTCGTGGATATGGCGGGCTCCGAAGGACGTGACCCGTTTGAAGATTGGACTAAAATTAACGACGAATTGAAGCAATATAATGCAGCATTGGCTGAGCGTCCGCAAATTGTGGCGGCCAATAAAATGGATATGCCAGAAGCTGAAGAAAACTTGGCTCACTTCAAAGAGCAGATTGCTTCTATACGTCCTGATCTTGAAATCATGCCTATTTCCTCACTGACACGTCAAGGTGTGAAGGAACTACTCTACCGTGCTGCTGATTTGCTGGATCAAATACCGGACGAGCCAGTTGTTGAGGAAGTAGCAGAAGTCAATGAACGTAAGGTATTTAAGCTGGATACAGCAGAAGACGATGGCTTTACAATTGTACGTGAAAACGACACATTCGTGGTGCAGAGCCCTAAAATTGAGCGCATGATGAAGCGCATGCAGTTGAACTCGCATGATGCCATTTTGAAATTAGCAAGAACGTTACGCCACATGGGTGTGGATGCTGAGTTACGCAAGCGTGGCGCCAAAGATGGTACATCTGTACGCATTGCTGATTTCGAGTTCGAATTTGTTGAAGGCAGCAGCTACTACTAA
- a CDS encoding Spo0B domain-containing protein — MFQRIRAPYLALGSILIPLVFSLLYPKVLTIILLAVWSVVAACFGMWYTQRQVEYERKAALRSFERTAISMLNHHRHDWMNDLQVLYGYIRMNKHDKSVAYVETIKGRVAEDSKISKLGIPSLVFYLQSFRVNAGNLQLSVQVEEQLKLDAVMSPEDGESLASAVIETVRAYQYGGGRSSWGEVRRLTLFFGMDQNDVIVRFEGSDIPADLNILKQVRSVPGSKRIRTEKLPTGEMLQIRMQCQT, encoded by the coding sequence ATGTTCCAGCGGATAAGAGCGCCTTATCTGGCGTTGGGTTCCATTCTGATTCCTTTGGTTTTTTCACTGCTCTATCCTAAAGTATTAACGATTATCTTATTAGCAGTATGGTCTGTAGTTGCTGCATGCTTTGGTATGTGGTATACGCAAAGACAGGTTGAGTATGAACGGAAAGCTGCTTTGCGTTCTTTTGAACGTACAGCGATTTCAATGCTTAACCATCATCGGCATGACTGGATGAATGACTTGCAGGTGCTTTATGGATATATTCGTATGAATAAGCATGATAAATCTGTTGCTTATGTGGAAACAATAAAAGGGCGCGTAGCGGAAGACAGTAAAATATCTAAGTTGGGTATTCCCTCACTGGTGTTTTATTTGCAGTCTTTTCGCGTGAACGCCGGTAATTTACAGTTGTCGGTACAGGTTGAGGAGCAGTTAAAGTTAGACGCTGTCATGTCTCCCGAAGACGGCGAGTCGCTTGCCTCGGCCGTCATAGAAACGGTGCGTGCGTATCAATATGGCGGGGGCCGGTCGTCCTGGGGAGAAGTGCGCAGATTGACACTTTTTTTCGGTATGGATCAGAATGATGTTATCGTCCGTTTTGAAGGAAGTGACATACCTGCGGATTTGAATATCCTAAAGCAGGTCAGATCCGTACCCGGAAGTAAACGCATTCGAACAGAGAAGCTTCCTACGGGCGAAATGCTTCAAATTCGGATGCAGTGCCAGACATAA
- the rpmA gene encoding 50S ribosomal protein L27: protein MLKLTLDLQLFASKKGVGSTKNGRDSKSKRLGVKRADGQAVTGGSILVRQRGTKIHPGTNVGIGKDDTLFAKVDGVVKFERWGRDRKKVSIYPIDVAPVAATVEA, encoded by the coding sequence ATGTTGAAATTGACATTGGATCTTCAATTATTCGCATCGAAAAAAGGTGTAGGTTCCACAAAGAACGGACGTGACAGTAAATCGAAACGTCTTGGAGTGAAACGTGCTGACGGTCAAGCAGTTACCGGCGGTAGCATCCTGGTTCGTCAACGCGGAACGAAAATTCACCCGGGCACGAACGTGGGCATCGGTAAGGACGACACTCTGTTCGCGAAAGTGGACGGCGTTGTGAAGTTCGAACGTTGGGGCCGTGATCGCAAAAAGGTGAGCATCTACCCGATCGACGTTGCTCCAGTAGCAGCTACTGTAGAAGCTTAA
- a CDS encoding ribosomal-processing cysteine protease Prp, with amino-acid sequence MIIVRITRLEDGSIQGFSVKGHANFAKSGEDIVCAGVSAVTVGTVNSIGALTDVEMETEMENGFLSAYLSPESYHDANAQVQLLLESMVIMLTSIAESYGKYIQIENNQRRR; translated from the coding sequence GTGATTATCGTGCGTATTACACGACTGGAGGATGGCAGCATACAGGGGTTTTCCGTTAAAGGACATGCAAATTTCGCTAAATCTGGCGAGGATATCGTATGTGCTGGCGTTTCGGCGGTAACAGTAGGAACTGTCAATTCGATTGGAGCTCTTACGGACGTTGAGATGGAAACGGAAATGGAAAACGGCTTTTTAAGCGCGTATCTTTCTCCTGAAAGTTATCATGATGCGAACGCACAGGTTCAACTGTTGCTGGAGTCCATGGTGATTATGCTGACAAGTATTGCTGAATCATACGGTAAGTATATTCAAATAGAAAATAATCAAAGAAGGAGGTAG
- the rplU gene encoding 50S ribosomal protein L21, producing MYAIIETGGKQYKVQEGDVLFIEKLEANDGETVTFDRVLAVSGDNGLTAGTPLLSGASVTAKVEKHGQGQKVIVYKYKPKKNYHVKQGHRQPYTKVTIEKIQA from the coding sequence ATGTACGCAATTATCGAAACAGGTGGTAAGCAATACAAAGTTCAAGAGGGCGACGTATTGTTCATCGAGAAGTTGGAAGCTAATGATGGTGAAACTGTAACGTTCGATCGTGTTCTGGCAGTGTCCGGCGACAATGGCTTGACAGCAGGTACACCGCTTCTTTCTGGAGCTTCTGTAACAGCTAAAGTTGAGAAGCATGGTCAAGGTCAAAAGGTCATCGTATACAAATACAAACCTAAAAAGAACTACCATGTGAAGCAAGGTCATCGTCAACCGTACACGAAAGTGACGATTGAAAAAATCCAAGCGTAA
- a CDS encoding Rne/Rng family ribonuclease has product MKQMIVQCQQQMTQMALLEEGRLVEYAAELPRKRGILGSFFKARVVNVLPGMQAAFVDIGQRKNAFLYVDDVLHAHLDKQPEVKPSISEVLKVGQEIVVQVLKEAVGSKGARVTTHFSLPGRWIVYMPRADYVAVSKKIEREGERTRLKAMGEQLRTSEEGLIIRTVSEDMSIEAIENDLNQLRKQWVVIQRKAGEHSAPCELHRDLSIVQRLIRDVFTPEQDELVIDSEEQAKDAEIMLQQIGPAKAHVSIFRGPEETIFKAYGVHEQLERDFARKVWLQGGGYIVIDHTEALTVIDVNTGKFTGGSNLEETVTRTNIEAAEEIARLVRVRDIGGIIIIDFIDMEQEENRREVSSVLEARLKKDRTKSYVVGWTRLGLLEMTRKKVREEKTLV; this is encoded by the coding sequence ATGAAGCAAATGATTGTACAATGCCAGCAGCAGATGACCCAAATGGCGCTGTTGGAAGAGGGACGATTGGTTGAATATGCGGCTGAACTACCGCGAAAACGGGGAATTCTAGGTTCTTTTTTCAAAGCGAGGGTGGTCAATGTGCTACCAGGTATGCAAGCCGCCTTTGTTGACATTGGACAGCGAAAGAATGCCTTTTTGTATGTAGATGACGTACTTCATGCTCATTTGGACAAGCAGCCGGAGGTAAAGCCATCCATTTCTGAAGTGTTAAAGGTAGGGCAGGAAATTGTAGTGCAGGTATTAAAAGAGGCTGTTGGTAGTAAAGGAGCCAGGGTCACCACTCATTTTTCACTTCCGGGTCGCTGGATCGTATATATGCCCCGTGCTGATTATGTGGCCGTATCTAAGAAGATCGAACGTGAGGGCGAACGTACCCGTTTGAAAGCAATGGGAGAGCAGCTACGCACAAGTGAGGAAGGACTCATAATCCGTACCGTTTCGGAGGACATGAGTATAGAGGCGATTGAAAATGATTTAAATCAACTGCGTAAGCAGTGGGTGGTTATTCAGCGTAAAGCTGGTGAACACTCGGCTCCGTGCGAATTACACCGGGATTTAAGTATTGTTCAGCGGTTGATTCGGGATGTGTTTACACCTGAACAGGATGAACTGGTCATTGACAGTGAAGAGCAAGCAAAGGATGCAGAAATAATGCTACAACAGATTGGTCCTGCGAAAGCTCATGTAAGTATATTTCGTGGTCCAGAAGAAACAATTTTCAAAGCTTATGGCGTTCATGAGCAGCTGGAACGCGATTTTGCGCGAAAGGTATGGCTGCAGGGCGGCGGATACATTGTCATTGATCATACGGAGGCATTAACCGTCATTGATGTGAATACCGGGAAGTTTACGGGAGGCAGTAATCTGGAAGAAACGGTGACCCGGACTAACATTGAAGCAGCTGAAGAGATTGCCCGCCTGGTACGTGTGCGTGATATTGGTGGTATCATCATCATTGATTTTATTGACATGGAACAAGAGGAGAACCGTCGGGAAGTATCCTCTGTGCTGGAAGCAAGATTGAAGAAGGATCGGACCAAATCTTATGTTGTCGGTTGGACGCGGTTAGGTTTGCTGGAAATGACCCGCAAAAAAGTGCGTGAGGAAAAGACGCTCGTGTAG
- a CDS encoding M50 family metallopeptidase, which translates to MINVRGVTLSLHPLFVLVMLTSILTGHFIEIITLFTLVFIHELGHATAASLLGARVLSIQMLPFGGVAVIEDQGKLNAWKEIVIALAGPLQNGIMIIILLWFRNVSGLEYDYVNYIIQGNAVIALFNLLPILPLDGGKILQALISLSCSYHRTLVWTFRASILTSLLFCIYGISPLLRQNGPIHLNLLAVGIFLLYSNIVDYRNIPYRFIRFLLGRDELFYREVAKGSISLPIVSLPVKHLEHILRLFRRDRYHMVYVMNEQGRIVAVLPEQRLIRSYFATRPPDGGEPKPK; encoded by the coding sequence TTGATTAATGTCCGAGGGGTGACCTTATCACTACATCCACTGTTTGTATTGGTTATGCTGACCTCTATATTAACGGGACATTTTATCGAGATCATAACTTTATTTACATTGGTGTTTATTCATGAGCTAGGCCATGCGACAGCTGCTTCGTTGTTGGGTGCGCGGGTGCTTTCCATACAGATGTTACCCTTTGGAGGAGTGGCGGTCATTGAGGATCAGGGGAAGCTCAATGCGTGGAAGGAGATTGTCATTGCGCTAGCGGGGCCCCTACAAAACGGAATCATGATCATCATCCTTTTGTGGTTCAGAAATGTGAGTGGGCTGGAGTATGATTATGTAAATTATATCATTCAGGGGAATGCAGTTATTGCACTGTTTAATTTGCTGCCCATTTTACCACTTGACGGTGGGAAAATATTGCAGGCACTGATTAGCTTATCTTGTTCTTATCACCGCACATTAGTGTGGACTTTTAGAGCCAGTATCTTAACGAGTTTGCTATTTTGTATATATGGTATTTCGCCGTTGTTAAGGCAAAATGGACCTATCCATTTAAATCTGCTGGCGGTAGGGATTTTTTTGCTTTATTCTAATATTGTGGATTATCGGAATATCCCTTACCGTTTTATACGGTTTTTGCTGGGGAGGGACGAGCTTTTTTACCGCGAAGTAGCTAAGGGAAGTATTTCCTTACCTATTGTATCCCTGCCAGTGAAACATTTGGAGCATATTTTGCGTCTTTTCAGAAGAGATCGGTATCATATGGTTTATGTTATGAATGAACAGGGACGGATTGTAGCCGTACTGCCGGAGCAACGTCTTATTCGCTCTTATTTTGCGACACGCCCGCCAGATGGTGGAGAACCCAAGCCCAAATAA
- a CDS encoding peptidoglycan DD-metalloendopeptidase family protein, protein MNKNSGIKQRREERIQQLIAGSKAETYPSGIYQNRHGDKDMKSMPIVSANSPRDPETEWKNERQRWQQSFGTNRGPSFWTSFWRRSVIATVLFGMVWGMFRWDIPYAVNLRMFIADALNKDMDFAAVGQWYETYFDGAPSFLPIFGEEHETHKVDASRKGSPPIEGNITQPFVLSLKGVEITPNVTDNGAIAVKSIDAGRVLDILNHPKSGISITIRHTGGITATYGRLSRSTLKVNDWVQEGDEIGVLPASHSGSEAATLFLAVQRGEQYIDPSEVVALD, encoded by the coding sequence ATGAATAAAAATTCCGGAATCAAGCAGCGCAGAGAAGAACGTATACAGCAGCTAATCGCGGGAAGCAAAGCGGAGACGTATCCCTCTGGCATATATCAGAACAGGCACGGGGATAAAGATATGAAGTCGATGCCTATAGTCAGTGCCAACTCGCCCAGAGACCCAGAAACTGAGTGGAAAAATGAGCGGCAACGCTGGCAGCAATCTTTTGGGACGAATCGTGGTCCGTCTTTTTGGACTTCCTTTTGGCGAAGATCAGTCATAGCAACGGTGTTATTTGGAATGGTATGGGGAATGTTTCGTTGGGATATTCCCTATGCAGTGAATTTGAGAATGTTTATTGCGGATGCCTTGAATAAGGATATGGATTTTGCAGCCGTCGGACAATGGTATGAAACTTATTTTGACGGAGCACCTTCCTTTTTGCCGATTTTTGGCGAGGAGCATGAAACGCACAAGGTAGACGCAAGTCGAAAGGGCTCTCCACCGATTGAAGGCAATATAACACAGCCTTTTGTACTGAGCCTTAAAGGGGTAGAAATTACGCCGAATGTTACCGATAACGGGGCAATCGCTGTTAAAAGTATAGATGCAGGTCGAGTATTAGACATATTAAATCATCCCAAAAGCGGGATTTCGATTACAATTCGACACACTGGCGGTATCACAGCAACTTACGGAAGGCTTTCCCGCTCTACCTTAAAAGTGAACGACTGGGTTCAGGAGGGAGATGAGATCGGTGTACTGCCAGCAAGTCACAGCGGCAGCGAGGCGGCAACTTTGTTTTTGGCAGTTCAGAGAGGGGAGCAATACATTGACCCGTCGGAAGTGGTAGCCCTTGATTAA
- the minD gene encoding septum site-determining protein MinD codes for MGEAIVVTSGKGGVGKTTTSANIGTALALLGKKVCLVDTDIGLRNLDVVMGLENRIIYDLVDVAEGRCRLNQALVKDKRFEELYMLPAAQTKDKSAVTPEQVKDIILELKKDFEYILIDCPAGIEQGFKNAIAGADQAIVVTTPENAAVRDADRVIGLLESSHVVSPKLVVNRIRNSMVKSGDMLDIDGILQVLSIDLIGIVPDDEMVIKAANTGEPTVMNPDSQAAIAYRNIARRILGDTVPLMQLDQKKSVMTRFKKFFGMGG; via the coding sequence ATGGGAGAGGCTATCGTCGTCACTTCAGGAAAAGGCGGCGTCGGCAAAACGACGACGTCAGCCAATATAGGAACAGCACTTGCACTGCTCGGCAAAAAGGTATGTTTGGTGGATACGGATATCGGTTTGCGTAATCTAGACGTTGTGATGGGTCTAGAAAACCGGATTATTTATGACCTTGTTGATGTAGCGGAAGGTCGTTGCCGTTTAAATCAGGCACTGGTTAAGGACAAGCGTTTTGAGGAGCTGTATATGCTGCCAGCCGCTCAAACCAAGGACAAGAGTGCTGTTACGCCGGAGCAGGTTAAGGATATTATTTTGGAGCTTAAAAAGGATTTTGAATATATATTGATCGACTGCCCTGCGGGTATTGAACAGGGCTTTAAAAATGCCATTGCCGGGGCCGATCAGGCCATTGTTGTGACCACCCCGGAAAATGCAGCCGTACGCGATGCAGACCGGGTAATTGGTTTACTGGAAAGCTCACATGTGGTATCACCCAAGTTGGTGGTTAACCGCATTCGCAATAGCATGGTTAAATCCGGAGATATGTTGGATATTGATGGGATTTTACAAGTGCTTAGCATAGACCTTATTGGGATTGTGCCGGATGATGAAATGGTAATTAAAGCCGCTAATACAGGGGAGCCTACCGTTATGAATCCAGATTCACAGGCCGCGATTGCTTATCGTAACATTGCGAGACGAATCTTAGGCGATACAGTGCCCCTCATGCAGCTGGACCAAAAGAAAAGCGTGATGACACGCTTTAAGAAGTTTTTTGGTATGGGTGGATGA
- the minC gene encoding septum site-determining protein MinC — MAVKSNHVTIKGIKDGLVFLLDDQCEFEDLLGELRFKLEHSHQNILTGPIIHVDIKLGSREVTEEQKESILEILKQKGNLLIRSVESPGLPVEVQGKPPIHTVTGIIRSGQVLHHNGNLLFLGDVNPGGIITCTGDIYVLGALRGMAHAGMEGNSEAIIAASYFAPTQLRISEMISRPPDEWETRESGMEFAYLKDGAMQIDKMSNIVRLGRDFNVFKGV; from the coding sequence ATGGCGGTGAAATCGAATCATGTCACGATTAAAGGCATCAAAGATGGCCTGGTATTCCTGCTGGACGATCAATGCGAGTTTGAGGATTTGCTAGGTGAGCTGCGTTTTAAGCTGGAGCACAGTCATCAAAATATTTTAACAGGCCCGATCATTCATGTGGATATTAAGCTGGGAAGCCGAGAAGTGACAGAGGAACAGAAGGAAAGTATTCTGGAGATCTTGAAGCAAAAGGGGAATCTGCTCATCAGGTCTGTAGAATCACCTGGACTGCCTGTGGAAGTGCAGGGAAAGCCCCCTATTCACACGGTGACAGGGATTATCCGTTCTGGTCAAGTGCTTCATCACAATGGGAACCTACTCTTTTTGGGAGATGTAAACCCGGGCGGAATTATAACATGTACTGGTGATATTTATGTCCTCGGCGCTTTGCGAGGCATGGCGCATGCAGGGATGGAGGGGAATAGTGAAGCGATTATTGCGGCTTCCTATTTTGCACCGACACAGCTGCGAATTTCCGAAATGATCAGCCGTCCACCAGACGAATGGGAGACACGTGAATCCGGTATGGAATTTGCGTATCTCAAGGATGGCGCTATGCAAATAGATAAAATGAGCAATATTGTGCGTCTGGGCCGCGATTTTAACGTGTTCAAAGGGGTGTAG
- the mreD gene encoding rod shape-determining protein MreD: protein MKMRGQVLILLLFVLFIAEGTILPWLLPDSWHSRMVPNFVYVVILFVSVYYSRHTALVLGIVFGLIHDVVFYGFIIGPYSFAMGLSAYLLGLVFTARRAPMPIMMAAVLIGSFLLDSMLFAIDQLFQLNHQTFNWALAQYMIPDLFIHFLFALIIYVPVRKQLQRLGTRVKKEEAV from the coding sequence ATGAAGATGCGCGGTCAGGTTCTAATACTGCTGCTGTTTGTACTGTTTATAGCTGAAGGGACGATTCTTCCGTGGCTTCTTCCGGATAGTTGGCATTCAAGAATGGTTCCGAATTTTGTATATGTCGTGATCTTGTTTGTGTCTGTGTATTACAGTCGTCATACAGCATTGGTGCTAGGTATTGTTTTTGGACTTATTCATGATGTAGTGTTCTACGGGTTTATCATTGGGCCTTACTCTTTTGCAATGGGGTTGTCTGCATACTTATTGGGGCTTGTTTTTACAGCTCGACGTGCGCCGATGCCTATTATGATGGCAGCCGTGTTGATTGGTAGTTTCCTGCTGGATTCTATGCTTTTTGCTATTGATCAGCTGTTCCAGCTGAATCATCAGACTTTCAATTGGGCACTTGCTCAGTATATGATTCCTGATTTATTTATCCATTTTCTGTTCGCCCTCATCATTTATGTCCCGGTTCGCAAGCAATTGCAGCGTTTGGGTACCCGTGTGAAAAAGGAAGAGGCCGTCTAG
- the mreC gene encoding rod shape-determining protein MreC, which produces MIGIVLFIALMGITLGQRNSLTWPEKFARDSIGFVQGIFYRPASAIAGFFEDIGNMRSIYEENERLKIAVAKLTRDQIQTHNYVETNARLQNELKFTQTQKAKNNYDYRVAQVNSVSNDSKTLVIDIGEKDGAKVGQEVSSLEGFVGVISRTGNFTSTVTLLTTLDPKNPNSYAIAATVLGKENQSFGMIESYDPGTNRFQMTRIEEKDPIAKGDQIITSGAGGKFRKNLMIGTVEKIQVGEFGKTRTAIIKPAASFVDWKELLILYTPEVPE; this is translated from the coding sequence TTGATCGGAATCGTTCTGTTTATTGCCCTTATGGGGATTACACTTGGACAGAGAAATTCCTTAACCTGGCCCGAGAAGTTCGCCAGAGATTCAATTGGCTTTGTGCAAGGTATCTTTTACAGGCCCGCTTCAGCAATAGCGGGCTTCTTTGAAGATATCGGAAATATGCGCAGCATCTACGAAGAAAATGAACGATTAAAAATTGCTGTGGCAAAGCTGACTCGTGACCAGATTCAGACCCATAATTATGTTGAAACAAATGCCAGACTGCAGAATGAACTGAAGTTCACCCAAACGCAAAAGGCGAAAAATAATTATGATTATCGTGTTGCTCAAGTGAACAGCGTCAGCAATGATTCCAAAACGCTTGTGATCGATATTGGTGAGAAGGACGGAGCGAAGGTTGGTCAGGAAGTCAGTTCGCTTGAAGGATTTGTAGGAGTCATTAGTCGTACGGGGAATTTTACGTCCACCGTTACGTTGTTGACTACATTGGATCCTAAAAATCCGAATTCTTATGCCATTGCAGCGACAGTCTTGGGCAAGGAGAATCAATCGTTTGGTATGATTGAAAGCTATGATCCGGGTACGAACAGATTTCAAATGACTCGCATTGAAGAAAAAGACCCAATCGCAAAGGGCGATCAGATTATTACATCTGGTGCAGGTGGGAAATTCCGCAAAAACCTAATGATTGGAACGGTAGAGAAGATTCAGGTTGGGGAATTTGGCAAAACACGGACAGCGATTATTAAACCGGCAGCCAGCTTTGTGGATTGGAAAGAACTGCTCATCCTTTATACTCCTGAGGTACCGGAATAA
- a CDS encoding rod shape-determining protein: MLGGFTKDLGIDLGTANTLVYVRGKGIVVREPSVVALRTDTKTIEAVGESAKKMIGRTPGNIRAIRPMKDGVIADFDTTATMIKYFIRQAQAQRSLFPRHPNVMVCVPSGITAVEQRAVEDATKQAGAREAYTIEEPFAAAIGADLPVWEPTGSMVVDIGGGTTEVAVISLGGIVTSRSVRVAGDEMDESIIQYVKRQYNLMIGERTSEQLKMEVGSAMPLEQVETSEIRGRDLVTGLPKTITITSDEISEALSDTVNAIVDAVKVTLEKCPPELAADIMDRGIVLTGGGALLRNLDKLLAGETGMPVIVAENPLDCVAIGTGRALENIHLFKSRSSSAVRSKR, from the coding sequence ATGCTGGGTGGCTTTACAAAAGATTTGGGAATAGATTTGGGGACGGCAAACACGCTTGTATACGTAAGAGGTAAAGGAATTGTGGTTCGTGAACCATCTGTAGTTGCTTTGCGTACAGATACAAAAACCATTGAGGCTGTTGGTGAATCTGCGAAAAAAATGATCGGTCGCACACCGGGAAATATCCGTGCGATTCGTCCGATGAAGGACGGTGTCATTGCTGATTTTGATACAACAGCAACGATGATCAAATATTTTATCCGTCAGGCGCAAGCCCAACGCTCTTTGTTTCCACGTCATCCGAACGTGATGGTTTGTGTGCCTTCAGGCATTACTGCAGTGGAGCAGCGTGCTGTTGAAGATGCGACGAAGCAAGCAGGTGCAAGAGAAGCATATACGATAGAGGAGCCGTTTGCAGCAGCAATTGGCGCTGATCTTCCTGTATGGGAGCCAACAGGAAGTATGGTTGTCGATATCGGTGGTGGTACAACCGAGGTGGCAGTCATCTCCCTGGGCGGGATTGTAACAAGCCGCTCCGTGCGTGTGGCAGGTGATGAAATGGACGAGTCCATCATCCAATACGTAAAGCGTCAATACAATCTGATGATTGGTGAACGGACTTCAGAGCAACTGAAAATGGAAGTTGGCTCAGCTATGCCATTAGAGCAAGTGGAAACCTCGGAAATCCGCGGACGTGATCTGGTAACAGGTTTGCCGAAGACGATTACGATTACTTCTGATGAAATTAGCGAAGCATTATCGGATACAGTCAATGCAATCGTGGATGCGGTCAAAGTAACACTGGAAAAATGCCCTCCCGAGTTGGCAGCGGACATCATGGATAGAGGAATCGTACTGACGGGTGGTGGAGCACTTCTGCGTAATCTGGACAAGCTGTTGGCAGGTGAAACCGGAATGCCGGTGATCGTAGCAGAAAATCCTCTGGATTGTGTGGCAATCGGTACAGGCAGAGCGCTGGAAAATATTCATTTGTTCAAATCGCGCAGCAGTTCTGCCGTCCGTTCCAAACGTTGA